In Thiospirochaeta perfilievii, a single window of DNA contains:
- a CDS encoding glutamate synthase subunit beta: MTNVFGFLEKERKNPPYRDVKDRVKDYKEVATQLSKDELKEQAERCMNCGIPFCHSYGCPITNLIPEWNDAVYNGQWKEAYERLEITNNFPEFTGRICPAPCETACTLAINTDSVTIRELELNIIEDAFANGLVVPHPPKVLTGKMVAIIGGGPAGLAAAQQLRRSGHEVTIFEKSTKVGGLLRFGIPDFKLEKSVIDRRLQILKAEGIEFENGVEIGKDISVSYLRNKYDAILVTAGAGQPRNLPVEGRDLEGVHFAMDFLSQSNKFVSGELDKLLIDAKDKNVLVIGGGDTGSDCVGTSIRQGAKNVYQIEIMPKPMEWNKPHNPDWPDWPRILRTSSSHLEGCDRSWNVTTDKFSGENGRLNKAHLSNIEWKASESGGRPDMVKLDSYELDVDLVFLAMGFVHTEHGVFTDQLCSEGVKLDERGNIAVTDFKATDDGIFAAGDAITGASLVVRAIGSGREAAYEVHQYLTK, encoded by the coding sequence ATGACAAATGTATTTGGTTTTTTAGAAAAAGAGAGAAAGAATCCTCCATATAGGGATGTAAAGGATAGAGTTAAAGATTATAAAGAGGTTGCTACTCAGTTAAGTAAAGATGAACTTAAAGAGCAGGCTGAACGGTGTATGAATTGTGGAATCCCATTTTGTCACTCCTACGGTTGTCCTATTACTAACTTAATTCCTGAGTGGAATGATGCGGTATATAACGGTCAGTGGAAAGAGGCTTATGAGAGATTAGAGATTACTAATAACTTCCCGGAATTTACAGGGCGAATATGTCCTGCACCCTGTGAAACAGCTTGTACTTTAGCGATTAATACTGACTCTGTAACCATTAGAGAGTTAGAGTTAAATATAATTGAGGACGCCTTTGCAAATGGACTTGTTGTTCCCCATCCGCCTAAGGTTTTAACTGGTAAAATGGTTGCAATAATTGGTGGTGGACCTGCAGGGTTAGCTGCTGCTCAACAGCTTAGACGAAGTGGTCATGAAGTTACAATTTTTGAAAAATCTACTAAAGTAGGTGGACTTTTAAGGTTTGGAATACCAGATTTTAAACTTGAAAAATCTGTAATAGATAGAAGATTGCAAATTTTAAAAGCTGAGGGCATAGAGTTTGAAAATGGCGTAGAGATTGGTAAGGATATCTCTGTATCATATCTTAGAAATAAATATGATGCTATTTTAGTAACAGCTGGTGCAGGTCAACCAAGAAACCTTCCTGTAGAGGGTAGGGATCTAGAAGGCGTTCACTTTGCAATGGATTTTTTAAGCCAATCAAATAAATTTGTATCTGGTGAATTAGATAAACTTCTAATTGATGCAAAGGATAAAAATGTTCTGGTTATAGGTGGTGGAGATACAGGTTCTGACTGTGTTGGAACATCTATTAGACAGGGTGCTAAGAACGTTTACCAAATTGAAATTATGCCTAAACCTATGGAGTGGAATAAACCCCACAATCCAGATTGGCCAGATTGGCCAAGAATCCTAAGAACTTCCTCTTCCCACTTAGAAGGGTGTGATAGAAGCTGGAATGTGACTACTGATAAGTTCAGTGGGGAGAATGGTAGGTTAAATAAGGCTCATCTCTCAAATATTGAGTGGAAAGCATCAGAGAGTGGTGGAAGACCTGATATGGTTAAACTTGATAGCTATGAATTAGATGTTGACCTTGTATTTTTAGCAATGGGTTTTGTTCATACCGAGCATGGAGTTTTTACAGACCAACTATGTTCTGAAGGGGTTAAGCTTGATGAGAGGGGTAATATTGCAGTTACTGACTTTAAAGCCACTGATGACGGTATATTCGCTGCTGGGGATGCAATTACTGGTGCATCTCTGGTAGTAAGGGCAATAGGTAGTGGAAGAGAGGCTGCATATGAAGTACATCAATATTTAACAAAATAG
- a CDS encoding response regulator yields the protein MDDFIFAEEITETQKISLKPWKILISDDEKEIHTITKIVLSNFIYENRKVEIYDAYSRSETIEILKEHDDIAVLLLDVVMETDDAGLLVARDIRETLKNNLIRIILRTGQPGSAPEKDVISKYDINDYKEKTELTTTKLFTTVMTALRSYRDLHLIEKNKKGLEQILESTRRIMQFKSSALFADSVLNELIVLLNLSKEVELKDNKVNAMIVDTSNNQFNKIASKGSFENLEGEYLFTKSITDKLNKAISLGQSYFDHFDYVGYFKNENDMVNLILISSESEINQYDKSLLDIFSNNVAVAFNNVHLTHEILDTQKEIIETLSEVVEKRSKETSNHVLRVAQVSRFLALKYGLPEDEATKITMASPLHDIGKTGIPDSILLKPDKLTEEEYEIMKQHTQIGRDILGRSTRPLLKAASIISYEHHEKWNGKGYPNQKKGDDIHIYGRITALADVFDALYHKRCYKEAWPLEKIIDLIKGERGEHFDPKLVDIFLENIDDILGIVKRLS from the coding sequence ATGGACGATTTTATTTTTGCAGAAGAAATTACTGAAACACAAAAAATCTCACTTAAACCTTGGAAAATTTTAATTTCAGATGATGAAAAAGAGATACATACAATTACAAAAATTGTCTTATCTAATTTTATATATGAAAATAGAAAAGTAGAAATATATGACGCTTATTCTAGAAGCGAGACAATAGAGATACTAAAAGAGCATGATGACATAGCAGTTCTGCTTCTAGATGTTGTTATGGAGACTGATGATGCAGGATTGTTAGTAGCAAGAGATATAAGAGAAACATTAAAAAACAACTTAATAAGAATTATTTTAAGAACAGGACAACCAGGTTCTGCCCCAGAGAAGGATGTTATATCAAAGTATGATATAAACGATTATAAAGAGAAAACAGAGCTAACAACAACTAAGCTATTTACAACAGTTATGACAGCTCTAAGGTCATATAGAGACCTTCATCTTATTGAAAAGAATAAAAAGGGCTTAGAACAGATATTAGAATCCACAAGAAGGATAATGCAGTTTAAAAGCAGTGCACTTTTTGCTGACTCTGTTCTTAATGAGTTAATTGTTCTATTAAACTTAAGCAAAGAAGTAGAGCTTAAGGATAACAAAGTTAACGCCATGATAGTAGATACTTCAAACAATCAGTTTAATAAAATTGCATCTAAGGGTTCATTTGAAAATTTAGAAGGTGAATACTTATTTACAAAAAGCATAACTGATAAACTTAATAAAGCTATATCCCTGGGCCAGAGTTATTTTGACCATTTTGATTATGTTGGTTATTTCAAAAATGAAAATGATATGGTCAACTTAATATTAATTTCCAGCGAGTCTGAGATAAATCAATATGATAAAAGCCTTTTGGATATCTTCTCTAATAATGTAGCAGTGGCGTTTAATAATGTTCACCTAACCCATGAAATACTTGATACACAAAAAGAGATAATTGAGACCCTAAGTGAGGTAGTGGAGAAAAGATCAAAAGAGACATCAAACCACGTCTTAAGGGTTGCACAAGTCTCAAGATTCCTTGCTTTAAAGTATGGACTACCAGAGGATGAAGCTACAAAAATTACAATGGCTTCCCCTTTACACGATATAGGTAAAACAGGGATTCCCGACTCAATTTTATTAAAACCAGATAAACTAACAGAAGAAGAGTATGAGATTATGAAGCAGCATACTCAAATTGGTAGAGATATTTTAGGAAGATCCACAAGACCTCTGTTAAAGGCAGCCTCAATAATCTCCTATGAGCATCATGAGAAGTGGAATGGCAAGGGCTACCCTAACCAGAAAAAAGGGGATGATATTCACATATATGGACGAATAACAGCCTTAGCTGATGTTTTTGATGCTCTATACCATAAGAGGTGTTATAAGGAAGCATGGCCCCTTGAGAAGATTATAGATCTAATAAAAGGAGAGCGAGGAGAACATTTTGATCCTAAGTTAGTTGATATATTCCTAGAAAATATTGATGATATATTAGGAATAGTTAAAAGATTGAGTTAA
- a CDS encoding IS1182 family transposase — protein MYITDFCNHKQSYLDLNISIPLKVTDHQAALMLMLQGLDYSKFEKPKKKSGRPPAVDSYTMMLILLYARTQGKYSSRDTEKLCKRDLFLLKVLDGKKAPDHSTIDRFIQQHSDAIDNLFYQQINRLGSLGELTKNIVFQDGTKIESKANRYTFIWKKSIKKNLPKLINHIEEIIHESVNLYPIELENSSPEDALKSIIEYLMGTTDNLKPNKTGRGHRITAEQRIFRDTNIYLKKLEDYKNQLDAMPERNSMSKTDPDATFMRMKEDHMRNGQLKPAYNLQVLVDGGYIVGNYASSDRTDYATMIPAIDHMHERIDWKYKKYCADSGYDCQHNHEALEKRDIESYIKPMKYEHSKKRKVKSDIGLKDNMTYDKDNDCFICSRGKKLVLKHLKVKKDKYGNEQVTHVYRCKRGCKSCPVKSACMKKSKAKYKQVQINHTLAEFQRKSTERISSPLGKEIRVNRSIQAEGAFAQIKNNWSFKRFLRKGIKGIHTDWNLMCMSMNIIHLGYRLARNELGIPFYHTLENSA, from the coding sequence ATGTATATTACAGACTTTTGCAATCATAAACAATCATATTTAGACTTAAATATTTCTATTCCATTAAAAGTAACAGACCATCAAGCGGCACTAATGCTTATGTTACAGGGTCTAGATTATAGTAAATTTGAAAAACCTAAGAAGAAGTCTGGACGACCTCCTGCTGTGGATAGTTATACAATGATGCTGATACTTCTATATGCTCGAACACAGGGAAAGTATAGCTCTCGTGATACCGAGAAGTTATGCAAGAGAGATCTCTTTCTATTAAAAGTTCTTGATGGTAAAAAAGCTCCTGACCATTCAACCATAGATAGATTCATACAACAGCACTCAGATGCAATAGACAACCTTTTTTATCAGCAAATTAATCGTCTCGGATCTTTGGGAGAATTAACAAAAAATATAGTTTTCCAAGATGGAACCAAAATTGAGTCCAAAGCTAACAGATATACATTTATTTGGAAAAAATCTATTAAAAAGAACCTTCCTAAACTAATAAATCATATAGAAGAAATAATACATGAATCTGTAAACTTATATCCAATAGAATTAGAGAATAGTTCTCCCGAAGATGCTCTAAAAAGTATAATAGAGTATTTAATGGGAACTACTGATAACCTGAAGCCAAATAAAACAGGACGTGGTCATCGGATTACAGCGGAACAGAGAATATTTAGAGATACTAACATATATTTAAAGAAATTAGAGGATTACAAGAATCAACTAGATGCTATGCCCGAGCGAAATAGTATGAGTAAAACTGATCCCGATGCTACTTTTATGAGGATGAAAGAGGACCATATGCGGAATGGACAATTGAAACCTGCATATAATCTTCAGGTTCTAGTTGATGGAGGTTATATCGTTGGAAACTACGCTAGTTCAGACAGAACTGATTACGCAACAATGATTCCAGCTATCGACCACATGCATGAAAGAATAGATTGGAAGTATAAAAAATATTGTGCTGATAGTGGGTATGATTGTCAGCACAACCATGAGGCATTGGAAAAAAGGGACATTGAGTCATATATAAAGCCAATGAAATACGAACACTCAAAAAAGAGGAAAGTAAAATCAGACATTGGGCTAAAGGATAATATGACCTATGATAAGGACAATGATTGTTTCATCTGTTCTAGAGGTAAAAAGTTAGTTCTAAAACATCTGAAAGTTAAGAAGGATAAGTATGGTAATGAACAAGTTACGCATGTATATAGATGTAAACGGGGATGTAAAAGTTGCCCTGTAAAATCTGCCTGTATGAAAAAAAGTAAAGCAAAATATAAACAGGTACAGATAAATCATACTCTTGCAGAGTTTCAGAGAAAATCTACTGAAAGGATTTCTAGTCCCTTAGGTAAAGAGATAAGGGTTAACAGAAGTATTCAAGCTGAAGGAGCTTTTGCACAGATAAAAAACAACTGGTCATTTAAAAGGTTCTTAAGAAAAGGGATTAAAGGTATACATACAGATTGGAATCTGATGTGTATGTCTATGAATATTATTCACTTGGGTTATAGACTAGCAAGAAATGAACTTGGTATCCCATTTTATCATACCCTTGAAAATTCCGCTTAG
- the metK gene encoding methionine adenosyltransferase: MANRDNYIFTSESVGEGHPDKVCDQISDAILDAALTSDPESRVGCECFASTGMILVGGEMTTNSYIDIIKTVKKTLEKIGYDNAEYGIDHQTCAVLSVINEQSADISQGVTAGAGLHKEQGAGDQGMMFGYACKDTPELMPAPIFYSHEIMKKASEVRHNRVLDFLRPDSKCQVTVEYKDGVPYRIPAVVLSHQHDEFVNGREIKYEEIREGLIEEIVKKALPSHLIDDKTIFHMNPTGRFVIGGPKGDAGLTGRKIIVDTYGGAAAHGGGAFSGKDPSKVDRSAAYMARYIAKNIVKAGIADKCEVELAYAIGVAEPVSVFVNTFNTGKIDDSLIEKAVWDNFSLTPSGIIKTLDLKRPIYSPTAAYGHFGRPDFPWEKTDVVEALKKALL; this comes from the coding sequence ATGGCTAATAGAGATAACTATATATTTACATCTGAAAGTGTCGGGGAAGGGCATCCTGATAAAGTATGTGACCAAATATCAGATGCTATATTAGATGCAGCTTTAACAAGCGACCCAGAATCAAGGGTAGGTTGTGAGTGTTTTGCATCAACTGGTATGATTCTAGTTGGTGGAGAGATGACCACCAATAGTTATATTGATATTATAAAAACTGTAAAAAAAACCCTAGAGAAGATAGGTTATGATAATGCCGAGTATGGAATTGATCATCAAACCTGTGCAGTACTTTCTGTTATAAATGAACAATCAGCTGATATTTCCCAGGGAGTTACAGCTGGAGCTGGACTACATAAAGAGCAGGGAGCCGGAGACCAAGGGATGATGTTTGGCTATGCGTGTAAGGATACACCAGAGTTAATGCCTGCACCAATTTTCTACTCCCATGAGATTATGAAAAAAGCATCAGAAGTTAGACATAACAGGGTCTTAGACTTCTTAAGACCGGATTCAAAATGCCAGGTTACAGTTGAGTACAAAGATGGAGTTCCATATAGAATTCCTGCTGTAGTTCTTTCCCATCAACACGATGAGTTTGTTAATGGGCGGGAGATTAAATATGAAGAGATTAGAGAGGGTTTAATTGAAGAGATTGTAAAAAAAGCCCTACCTAGTCATTTAATCGACGATAAAACAATATTCCATATGAATCCAACAGGTCGTTTTGTTATTGGTGGACCAAAGGGTGATGCAGGTTTAACAGGTAGAAAAATAATTGTAGATACGTACGGAGGTGCTGCTGCCCATGGTGGTGGTGCTTTTAGTGGTAAGGACCCATCTAAAGTTGATAGGTCTGCAGCATATATGGCTAGATACATTGCTAAAAACATAGTAAAAGCTGGTATTGCAGATAAATGTGAAGTGGAATTAGCCTATGCTATTGGAGTAGCTGAACCTGTTTCAGTCTTTGTAAATACATTTAATACAGGTAAGATCGATGATAGCTTAATTGAGAAAGCTGTTTGGGATAATTTCTCCCTTACACCTTCTGGTATAATTAAAACATTGGATCTTAAAAGACCTATATACTCACCTACAGCTGCTTATGGTCACTTTGGTAGACCAGATTTCCCTTGGGAAAAGACAGATGTTGTAGAGGCGTTAAAAAAGGCACTACTATAA